Proteins from a single region of Campylobacter sputorum:
- a CDS encoding sulfite exporter TauE/SafE family protein: MSVFELINVAMISFTASFGHCLGMCGGFVIAYNMKLNNINESKRPLYVFTYHFYRILAYVLIGTCFGAFGSLFALSLKTRAYLYFALGMFLVLIGVSLLKRGKLLKMLENDKIFTSVFKTKIKNYMGLSSLKAFGVLGFLNGLIPCGIVYFFAAMAISSGNIINSILIMLVFGICTLPALFGFSFLSRVISDNFKTAMHYISCILMIMFGLYLSYTGFIAVNA, from the coding sequence ATGAGTGTTTTTGAACTCATAAATGTAGCTATGATATCTTTTACTGCAAGTTTTGGGCATTGTCTTGGGATGTGTGGGGGATTTGTTATAGCTTACAATATGAAGCTAAATAATATCAATGAGTCAAAAAGACCATTATATGTTTTTACTTATCATTTTTATAGAATTTTAGCTTATGTCCTGATTGGTACGTGCTTTGGAGCATTTGGATCACTTTTTGCACTTTCTTTAAAAACTAGAGCATATTTGTATTTTGCTCTTGGAATGTTTTTGGTTTTAATAGGTGTAAGTTTATTAAAAAGAGGAAAACTGCTTAAAATGCTAGAAAATGATAAAATTTTTACATCTGTGTTTAAAACTAAAATAAAAAACTATATGGGTCTCTCATCACTAAAAGCATTTGGAGTGCTTGGATTTTTAAACGGACTTATACCTTGTGGAATAGTGTATTTTTTTGCAGCAATGGCGATAAGTAGTGGAAATATTATAAATTCGATTTTAATAATGCTTGTTTTTGGAATTTGCACATTACCAGCACTATTTGGTTTTTCTTTTCTATCTAGAGTAATTAGTGATAATTTTAAAACAGCAATGCACTATATCAGCTGCATTTTGATGATAATGTTTGGACTTTATCTATCTTATACTGGATTTATAGCTGTCAATGCTTAA
- a CDS encoding ribonuclease HII — translation MICGIDEAGRGALAGELVIAACVLHSDIQGLTDSKKLTPKKREELFKKIIKNSEYLIVYFNAKFIDDFGLSECLKRALVVFRDKFKDCDIIYDGNLNYGVSGIKTIVKADLKIKEVSAASILAKVSRDRQMILFDKIYPNYGYKKHKGYGTNSHLQAILKYGECEISRKTFKIKKFIQPTLF, via the coding sequence ATGATTTGCGGTATAGATGAAGCTGGCAGAGGTGCATTAGCCGGCGAACTTGTGATTGCAGCTTGTGTTTTACATAGTGACATACAAGGGCTTACTGATTCAAAAAAATTAACTCCCAAAAAAAGAGAAGAGTTGTTTAAAAAAATTATTAAAAACAGCGAATATCTTATAGTGTATTTTAATGCTAAATTTATTGATGATTTTGGACTTAGTGAGTGTTTAAAAAGAGCTTTAGTAGTTTTTAGAGATAAATTTAAAGATTGCGATATTATTTATGATGGAAATTTAAATTACGGAGTTAGTGGCATAAAAACTATAGTAAAAGCCGATCTTAAGATAAAAGAGGTTTCAGCCGCAAGCATTTTAGCAAAGGTTAGCAGGGATAGACAAATGATACTTTTTGATAAAATTTATCCAAACTACGGATATAAAAAACATAAAGGGTATGGCACAAACTCACATTTGCAAGCTATCTTAAAATACGGAGAGTGTGAGATAAGTAGAAAAACATTTAAAATAAAGAAATTTATACAACCAACTCTATTTTAA
- a CDS encoding DUF475 domain-containing protein has product MKYFYSSFIITAIGLILSYYIGGFSAIYICFLLGILEVSLSFDNAVVNAKVLKNMSPVWQQRFIIWGIPIAVFGMRFIFPILIVSIAAKIGMIETFMLALNNPDKYHEILSNHKNEIYIFGGGFLLMVFNEFFFDDAKDTHWIKHLENNPLTKFTSSIQSISVIIAIAVGILITWITENSTYAIAYFSAILLHIIISSFNEKFSSGGVRSGLMGFLYLETLDASFSFDGVIGAFALSENIFIIMIGLGIGAMFVRSITIYLVKKKTLDSFIYLEHGAHYAILCLALIMFFKVFHEVSEIVTGTIGFAFILAAFIGSVLYNKKNI; this is encoded by the coding sequence ATGAAATACTTTTACTCATCTTTTATAATTACTGCCATTGGTCTTATTTTGTCTTATTATATAGGTGGATTTAGTGCTATTTATATCTGTTTTTTACTGGGTATTTTAGAAGTGAGTCTTAGTTTTGATAATGCTGTTGTAAACGCAAAAGTGCTAAAAAATATGTCCCCTGTTTGGCAACAAAGATTTATAATTTGGGGAATTCCTATAGCTGTTTTTGGAATGAGATTTATTTTTCCAATTCTAATAGTATCTATTGCTGCTAAAATAGGAATGATTGAAACATTTATGCTCGCACTAAATAATCCTGATAAATACCATGAAATACTCTCAAATCATAAAAACGAAATTTATATCTTTGGTGGCGGATTTTTACTTATGGTTTTTAATGAATTTTTCTTTGATGATGCTAAAGATACCCATTGGATTAAACATCTAGAAAACAACCCGTTAACTAAATTTACATCTAGTATCCAGAGCATAAGCGTGATTATAGCCATCGCAGTTGGAATTCTTATAACTTGGATTACAGAAAATTCAACATATGCTATTGCTTATTTTAGTGCTATTTTGTTACATATAATTATAAGTAGTTTTAATGAAAAATTTAGTTCAGGTGGTGTCAGAAGCGGACTTATGGGATTTTTATATCTTGAAACTCTAGATGCTAGTTTTAGTTTTGATGGAGTAATTGGGGCTTTTGCACTAAGTGAAAATATATTTATCATAATGATTGGACTTGGCATAGGAGCTATGTTTGTAAGAAGTATAACGATATATTTGGTTAAGAAAAAAACATTAGATTCATTTATATACCTTGAACACGGTGCACACTATGCGATACTTTGCCTAGCACTCATAATGTTTTTTAAAGTTTTTCACGAAGTAAGTGAAATTGTAACTGGAACCATAGGCTTTGCATTTATATTAGCTGCGTTTATTGGTTCTGTGCTTTATAATAAAAAAAATATATGA
- the carA gene encoding glutamine-hydrolyzing carbamoyl-phosphate synthase small subunit, with protein MDAYIYLENGVYLKAKAFGKSGTVCGEMVFNTSMSGYEEIMSDPSYAGQFIVFTMPEIGIVGINEDDMESSKIYASGVIMRKFNNTPSNFRSQKTLEKFFEEQNKIGVYDIDTRYLTSILRDNGSLNAIISTTISDKEELKKELLASAKIDEINYVKLVSTKNSYYHNQAAWNHDKKSFNALNSEGKKVAVIDYGCKKNILNELCEVGIEVEVYPHDVKAGILIDKFKKGEIQGVFLSNGPGEPKMLKDEIAQIKELIKANIPMFGICLGHQLLSNAHGYETYKLKFGQHGANHPVINLQTKSIEITTQNHNYNVPESISEIAQITHRNLFDGTIEGVRYNSGKIFSVQHHPEASSGPNESKYIFKEFLDIL; from the coding sequence ATGGATGCATATATCTATCTTGAAAATGGCGTCTACTTAAAAGCAAAAGCATTTGGAAAAAGCGGGACCGTTTGTGGTGAAATGGTTTTTAACACTTCTATGAGTGGTTATGAAGAGATAATGAGCGATCCAAGCTATGCTGGTCAATTCATAGTTTTTACAATGCCAGAAATTGGCATAGTTGGTATAAATGAAGATGATATGGAGAGTTCAAAAATTTATGCAAGTGGCGTTATTATGCGTAAATTTAACAACACGCCATCAAATTTCAGATCACAAAAAACACTAGAAAAATTTTTTGAAGAACAAAACAAGATAGGAGTTTATGACATAGATACAAGATATCTTACTAGTATTTTAAGAGATAATGGGAGTTTAAATGCTATTATTTCTACAACTATAAGTGATAAAGAAGAGCTAAAAAAAGAACTTTTAGCCTCGGCAAAGATAGATGAAATTAACTATGTAAAGCTAGTTAGCACAAAAAACTCATATTATCATAACCAAGCCGCTTGGAATCATGATAAAAAAAGCTTTAATGCCTTAAATTCAGAAGGTAAAAAAGTAGCAGTTATCGACTATGGCTGTAAAAAAAATATACTAAATGAGCTTTGTGAGGTTGGTATAGAAGTAGAAGTTTATCCACATGATGTAAAAGCCGGAATTTTGATAGATAAATTTAAAAAAGGCGAAATTCAAGGCGTATTTTTAAGTAACGGACCAGGTGAGCCAAAAATGCTAAAAGATGAAATAGCTCAAATCAAAGAGCTTATAAAAGCAAATATTCCTATGTTTGGAATTTGCCTTGGACACCAACTTTTAAGCAATGCTCATGGGTATGAAACTTATAAACTTAAATTTGGACAACACGGTGCAAATCACCCTGTTATAAATTTACAAACAAAAAGTATAGAGATTACAACACAAAATCATAACTATAATGTTCCTGAAAGCATTAGCGAGATAGCTCAAATTACACATAGAAATCTTTTTGATGGAACCATAGAGGGCGTGAGATACAATAGCGGAAAAATCTTCTCAGTTCAACACCACCCTGAGGCTAGTAGTGGACCAAATGAAAGCAAGTATATATTTAAAGAGTTTTTGGATATTTTATGA
- a CDS encoding DUF507 family protein, protein MRIKEPHTPYISRKISLDLLNSKMVTINGGTERIEQIATQILNADIAKERALEERVNELLAQNESEMDERNIDRKSMFWLVKKKLADEYDVTLSYDDRYSNVSREILETLWKKGVIDYNVSENKIKNIIYSSIEAYIKSYDDVENEVLKKIENYKKKLIPGTDEYDLVFEKLYKEELSKKGFY, encoded by the coding sequence ATGCGTATCAAAGAACCACACACACCTTATATATCAAGAAAAATATCACTAGATCTTTTAAATTCAAAAATGGTAACTATAAATGGCGGAACCGAGCGTATAGAACAGATTGCAACGCAGATATTAAATGCAGATATTGCAAAAGAAAGAGCACTAGAAGAAAGAGTTAATGAACTTTTAGCACAAAACGAAAGCGAAATGGATGAAAGAAATATAGATAGAAAAAGTATGTTTTGGCTTGTTAAGAAAAAACTTGCAGATGAATATGATGTAACTTTATCTTACGATGATAGATATAGCAATGTTTCAAGGGAAATTTTAGAAACATTATGGAAAAAAGGCGTTATTGATTATAATGTTTCTGAAAACAAGATAAAAAATATTATTTATAGTTCTATTGAAGCTTATATAAAAAGTTATGACGATGTAGAAAATGAAGTTTTAAAAAAGATAGAAAATTATAAAAAGAAGTTAATACCAGGAACCGATGAGTATGACTTGGTATTTGAAAAATTATACAAAGAAGAGCTAAGTAAAAAAGGATTTTATTAA
- a CDS encoding MotE family protein gives MKNIIILLILIFLNLQAQNSNSIDCTTLFEARKSELIKELEKIDEAKQALEAYKASLNSLNEQKKSLLDKQEADINATMTKVENTKKEIQVIVQKNEEILKELKNMTTDKVSEAYSKMKDQAAADVLTQMGAIKAATIMYALPPKKISTVMAKMDPKIASEITLILQKGPPFENNKTILYNEK, from the coding sequence ATGAAAAATATAATAATTTTATTAATATTGATATTTTTGAATCTACAAGCACAAAATAGTAATTCAATTGATTGCACAACACTGTTTGAAGCTAGAAAATCAGAACTTATCAAAGAACTTGAAAAAATAGACGAAGCAAAACAAGCTCTAGAAGCTTACAAGGCATCTTTAAATTCTCTTAATGAACAAAAAAAATCTTTACTAGATAAACAAGAAGCTGATATTAACGCAACAATGACAAAAGTAGAAAATACAAAAAAAGAGATACAAGTAATTGTCCAAAAAAATGAAGAAATTTTAAAAGAACTGAAAAATATGACAACCGATAAAGTCTCAGAAGCTTATTCTAAAATGAAAGATCAAGCAGCAGCTGATGTTTTAACACAAATGGGTGCTATAAAAGCAGCAACTATTATGTATGCCCTTCCACCTAAAAAAATTTCAACAGTGATGGCAAAAATGGATCCTAAAATTGCATCAGAAATAACACTGATTTTACAAAAAGGCCCGCCATTTGAAAATAATAAAACCATTTTATACAATGAAAAATAA
- a CDS encoding flagellar export protein FliJ, giving the protein MRDTKFSQILKVKKQALEKIEIDLTKRRNKLSVLKNEINDLIKQISDHEFPKKGNSIELNSNLAILNTYKNQKQNLNEKINLTNKEIMHFEHLYKKAYLDYEKIKYLEEEEIKKSILKAKKQEQIMLDEIATQRFAYSKENL; this is encoded by the coding sequence ATGAGAGATACTAAATTTAGCCAAATTTTAAAAGTAAAAAAACAAGCACTAGAAAAAATCGAAATAGACCTTACCAAAAGACGAAACAAACTCTCAGTGTTAAAAAACGAAATAAATGATCTAATAAAACAAATTTCAGATCACGAATTTCCTAAAAAAGGTAATAGTATAGAACTTAATTCAAATTTGGCTATATTAAACACTTATAAAAATCAAAAACAAAATTTAAACGAAAAGATAAATTTAACAAACAAGGAAATTATGCACTTTGAACATCTTTACAAAAAAGCTTATTTGGATTATGAAAAGATAAAATATCTTGAAGAAGAAGAAATCAAAAAATCCATACTAAAAGCTAAAAAACAAGAGCAAATAATGTTAGATGAGATAGCAACTCAAAGATTTGCATACTCAAAAGAAAATCTATGA